The DNA window CCTCCTCGATGCGCCGAATGAGGTCGCGCGGCGACTCCAGGGCGGGCCGCTTGCTGCTCACCAGGCCCAGGACCACCATCTTGTCCGGCGGGACGAAGCGCAGGGGCTCAAACGTCCCCGAGCGCTCGTCGTCGTATTCGAGCAGGAAGCGGTCCACATTCAGGGAGGAGAAGAGCTTCTCGGCGATGGGGTCGTAGCCGCCCTCCGCGTACCACTGGCTGCGGTTGTTGCC is part of the Armatimonadota bacterium genome and encodes:
- a CDS encoding 5-methyltetrahydropteroyltriglutamate--homocysteine S-methyltransferase, producing the protein GNNRSQWYAEGGYDPIAEKLFSSLNVDRFLLEYDDERSGTFEPLRFVPPDKMVVLGLVSSKRPALESPRDLIRRIEEASRFVPLDRLALSPQCGFASVMEGNLLSEDDQWAKLRLVVETAKTVWR